Proteins encoded by one window of Lacipirellulaceae bacterium:
- a CDS encoding 2-oxo acid dehydrogenase subunit E2 has protein sequence MPTQIKLPNLGENVESGDVLTLFVSEGDTVSKDQDLMELETDKATLPIPSPEAGTITKILVSEGDTVEVDQAIVEIDANGAASAPAPAAETPKEEEPAPEPEPQPPASQPSAPQPPAAQPPAPQPVAATPPPAPEPAPAPAATPAPVAEPPAPVAAPQANVDLPGDGHSAAAAGPAVRRLARELGVDLRSVKPASGNRITEADVQAHVRAANQQATASAPKGVTPPGMPDSDSGGAVRVEKMTRMRQTIARNMVASYTTIPQLTNFDDVDVTDLERIRKESKEDYAAQGIKLTHMPFIVKSVATALKHHPIVNASVSDEGTEIIYKEYVNIGIAVDTERGLVVPVLRDADRKSIPTIASEIAEIAEAARTGTLAVDDMRGGTFTISNLGAIGGTYSTPIINPPEAAILLIGRSRMLPQFDKESKTFEPRLMMPLSLTYDHRIVDGAAAARFLNDAKSYLGNPGRLLLAP, from the coding sequence ATGCCAACACAAATCAAACTTCCCAACCTAGGCGAAAACGTCGAGTCCGGTGATGTCCTCACCCTGTTTGTGTCCGAGGGAGATACCGTCTCCAAAGACCAAGACTTGATGGAACTTGAAACCGACAAGGCGACCCTGCCGATCCCTTCCCCCGAGGCGGGTACGATCACCAAGATCTTGGTGAGTGAAGGTGACACCGTTGAGGTTGATCAGGCGATTGTTGAGATCGATGCCAATGGTGCGGCGAGCGCTCCTGCCCCAGCGGCTGAAACACCTAAAGAGGAGGAGCCTGCACCTGAGCCGGAACCTCAACCCCCAGCGTCGCAGCCGTCAGCGCCACAACCTCCCGCAGCCCAACCTCCAGCACCGCAGCCTGTCGCGGCGACCCCACCGCCAGCTCCTGAACCTGCACCTGCTCCAGCTGCGACACCCGCGCCTGTGGCAGAGCCTCCAGCTCCGGTAGCAGCGCCTCAAGCGAATGTTGATCTCCCCGGTGATGGACACTCCGCCGCCGCTGCGGGGCCTGCCGTGCGTCGTTTGGCCCGTGAATTGGGCGTCGATCTTCGCAGCGTGAAGCCCGCCAGTGGCAATCGCATCACCGAAGCCGACGTACAAGCGCACGTCCGCGCTGCCAATCAGCAGGCGACCGCCAGCGCCCCCAAAGGCGTCACGCCCCCGGGGATGCCGGACTCCGACAGCGGAGGAGCCGTTCGCGTCGAGAAGATGACCCGCATGCGGCAGACCATCGCCCGCAACATGGTCGCCTCCTACACGACGATCCCGCAACTCACGAACTTCGACGACGTGGACGTCACGGACCTGGAGCGTATCCGCAAGGAGAGCAAAGAGGACTATGCCGCTCAGGGCATCAAGCTCACCCACATGCCATTCATCGTGAAGAGCGTTGCCACGGCACTGAAGCATCACCCAATCGTCAACGCTTCGGTCTCCGACGAAGGCACGGAGATCATTTACAAAGAGTACGTGAACATCGGCATCGCCGTCGACACCGAGCGCGGCTTGGTGGTCCCCGTGTTGCGAGACGCGGATCGCAAGAGCATCCCAACGATCGCTTCAGAGATCGCTGAAATCGCCGAAGCGGCCCGCACGGGTACGCTCGCCGTCGACGACATGCGCGGTGGCACGTTCACTATCAGCAACCTCGGCGCGATCGGCGGCACCTACAGCACGCCCATCATCAACCCACCCGAGGCCGCTATCCTCTTAATCGGTCGCAGCCGCATGCTGCCGCAGTTCGATAAGGAGAGCAAGACGTTCGAACCCCGCCTGATGATGCCCCTCTCGCTCACCTACGACCACCGCATCGTCGACGGCGCCGCAGCGGCACGGTTCTTGAATGACGCGAAGAGCTATCTGGGGAATCCAGGGCGGTTGTTGCTCGCGCCGTAG
- a CDS encoding MBL fold metallo-hydrolase: MKLVLLGTTGYHPNDRRQTACLMLPEIGVLLDAGTAIYRARPLIETETLDIFLTHAHLDHCIGLTFLFDVLHEKNVERVNVHGEQAKLEAIREHLFSELLFPVLPPIDMQPIAESVELPHGGKLTHFPLEHPGGSIGYRLDWPDRSMAYVTDTVAKTDADYLEKIAGVDLLIHECNFDDGMEEHAQLTGHSCLTPVVEVAKKAEIGRMVLVHINPLFDDDSVLDLEAARKIFPNVEIGTDGMVLDF, translated from the coding sequence ATGAAACTCGTCCTTCTCGGCACCACTGGCTATCACCCCAACGATCGTCGCCAGACGGCTTGTTTGATGCTGCCTGAGATTGGGGTGTTGCTTGATGCGGGGACGGCCATTTATCGGGCGCGGCCACTGATCGAGACCGAGACGCTTGACATTTTTCTCACTCACGCCCATCTCGATCATTGCATTGGGCTGACGTTTCTATTCGACGTGCTGCATGAAAAGAACGTGGAGCGCGTGAATGTGCACGGCGAGCAAGCGAAGCTCGAAGCGATCCGCGAGCATCTCTTCTCAGAGCTGCTGTTCCCGGTGCTTCCGCCGATCGACATGCAGCCGATTGCCGAAAGTGTCGAGCTACCCCACGGCGGCAAGCTGACGCATTTTCCGCTGGAGCACCCGGGCGGTTCGATCGGCTATCGGCTGGATTGGCCTGATCGTTCGATGGCTTACGTTACTGATACAGTTGCCAAAACGGACGCGGACTATCTCGAAAAGATTGCAGGTGTCGATTTGCTGATCCACGAGTGCAACTTCGACGACGGCATGGAGGAACACGCGCAACTGACCGGGCACAGTTGCTTGACGCCCGTGGTCGAGGTCGCCAAGAAGGCCGAGATTGGGCGGATGGTGCTCGTGCACATCAATCCGCTATTTGATGATGATTCGGTGCTGGATCTCGAAGCGGCAAGAAAGATCTTCCCAAACGTTGAGATTGGCACCGACGGGATGGTGTTGGATTTTTAG
- a CDS encoding tetratricopeptide repeat protein, translated as MSGDTLLAALERRAWWACQRSREAIVLGSFALASVGLPSLVHAEGADCDTKKDEKSIVVKAGEALDRIALADAEKVSEEKSESDASSTAPLEPIANVSDYEPDLADEPTAIAEEPTPALKEIATKDTNDEVVVSDQAAEQESAEAASEEAESEETASTEIQPSSFFGATPGYTKRDTLVEEWGVPVDGDTASNLLVYELKGFPRVTVRLKDDVVSRIRVQLSKPFVANSLIERLQLSSFDTYTRTNSRGDVTETVVPERGVTLNHELIRADDLAYSSEDQSVQEATGEYLVHGLVIETIQGEHFLSRAERRSPRDYDARVADLETALTYDSELAVAKLELSKIGFELGRPQLALELIEEALESNPESSEFQLQRARCLTTQAKYGEAVAACQKLLESTETPKLVRAQTLYQMGLLSALGSQEIAKQTVPLHNKAIELADELSISEDPAVASAAGKLLVDAHLAVANAISSGEWQDKEATVAQWIERASGLAEQQIETNVANLHLRLQVAVEALAAGAKLSPPIDPKLWVAEAEETAAKLNALNGDTSATEATNWQLGLAYYFATDIQHRRGKSASALRYGDLAESQLAELAESRSELPDTDFLVGRLYFQIGAVHAVHRSDHDIACKYYDKAGELLMQPCPVTALASPGRHGDALVSMGVSYWHVGQKTLAYDYTKNGVEIVSQGIKEGLLEGDASAVAEGNLAAMDRAMGKVEVIAPVTPTPQTQVAKKSNQRRTNSNSSKQRVARKNSQQRNRTQRR; from the coding sequence ATGAGTGGGGACACACTTCTAGCAGCTCTTGAGCGTCGGGCTTGGTGGGCATGTCAGCGATCGCGCGAGGCGATCGTCCTCGGCAGTTTTGCCCTCGCCTCGGTCGGTCTCCCTTCGCTCGTGCATGCCGAAGGTGCCGACTGCGACACGAAGAAGGATGAAAAATCCATCGTCGTGAAGGCCGGCGAAGCACTCGACCGCATCGCTTTGGCAGACGCGGAGAAAGTGTCCGAGGAGAAAAGCGAAAGCGACGCTTCTTCGACGGCTCCACTTGAGCCAATCGCTAATGTCTCTGACTACGAACCCGACCTGGCCGATGAGCCAACGGCAATTGCTGAAGAGCCTACCCCAGCACTGAAAGAGATCGCAACCAAAGACACCAACGACGAAGTCGTCGTTTCTGACCAAGCTGCGGAACAGGAATCAGCAGAAGCGGCTAGTGAAGAAGCCGAATCAGAAGAAACAGCATCCACAGAAATCCAACCTTCGAGCTTCTTCGGGGCCACCCCTGGCTACACGAAGCGGGATACACTCGTCGAAGAGTGGGGCGTTCCGGTCGATGGCGATACCGCCTCGAACCTCTTGGTTTACGAATTAAAAGGTTTCCCTCGTGTCACGGTTCGACTCAAAGACGACGTCGTCTCGCGGATTCGCGTCCAACTGAGCAAGCCTTTCGTCGCCAATTCGCTCATCGAACGGCTTCAGCTCAGCAGCTTCGACACCTACACGCGCACCAACAGCCGTGGGGACGTCACGGAGACGGTTGTGCCTGAACGCGGTGTTACGCTCAATCACGAATTGATCCGTGCGGACGATCTTGCTTACAGCTCGGAAGACCAATCCGTCCAGGAAGCCACCGGCGAGTACCTCGTTCACGGCCTCGTGATCGAAACGATTCAAGGGGAGCACTTCCTCAGCCGTGCTGAGCGTCGATCACCACGCGATTATGATGCACGCGTGGCCGATCTGGAAACGGCTTTGACCTATGATAGCGAACTGGCTGTCGCGAAGCTCGAGCTTTCAAAGATCGGCTTCGAGTTAGGACGTCCCCAGCTCGCACTCGAACTTATCGAAGAGGCCTTGGAATCCAATCCTGAGTCCTCGGAATTTCAACTGCAACGCGCTCGCTGCCTCACCACGCAAGCCAAGTACGGTGAAGCCGTGGCCGCTTGCCAGAAACTCTTGGAGTCGACAGAGACGCCAAAGCTCGTCCGTGCTCAAACGCTTTACCAAATGGGTTTGCTGTCGGCTTTAGGCTCGCAGGAAATCGCTAAGCAGACCGTGCCTCTGCACAACAAGGCGATTGAACTGGCTGACGAACTGTCGATCAGCGAAGACCCTGCCGTCGCCAGTGCCGCGGGTAAGCTGCTAGTGGATGCTCACCTTGCCGTAGCGAACGCGATTTCCTCAGGGGAGTGGCAGGATAAGGAAGCAACCGTCGCCCAGTGGATCGAACGCGCTTCGGGGCTCGCTGAACAACAGATCGAAACGAATGTTGCGAACCTGCATCTTCGTTTGCAAGTCGCTGTGGAAGCTTTGGCCGCCGGTGCTAAGTTGAGTCCGCCAATTGATCCCAAGCTGTGGGTCGCGGAGGCGGAAGAGACGGCTGCCAAACTGAACGCCCTCAACGGTGACACTTCCGCCACGGAAGCCACCAACTGGCAACTCGGTCTGGCTTACTACTTCGCCACCGACATCCAGCATCGTCGCGGCAAGAGCGCTTCGGCTCTGCGTTACGGCGATCTGGCCGAATCGCAACTGGCGGAACTTGCCGAGTCACGCAGCGAACTCCCTGACACGGACTTCCTGGTCGGACGCCTCTACTTCCAAATCGGTGCCGTCCACGCGGTTCATCGCAGCGATCACGACATCGCTTGCAAGTACTACGACAAGGCTGGTGAATTGCTCATGCAGCCCTGCCCTGTCACGGCTCTGGCTAGCCCAGGTCGTCACGGCGACGCTTTGGTAAGCATGGGCGTCAGTTACTGGCACGTTGGCCAGAAGACACTTGCCTACGATTACACGAAGAACGGCGTTGAAATCGTCAGCCAGGGCATCAAGGAAGGCCTGCTCGAGGGCGATGCGTCAGCTGTTGCTGAAGGGAACCTCGCCGCGATGGATCGTGCGATGGGCAAGGTCGAGGTGATCGCCCCAGTGACACCGACTCCGCAAACCCAAGTTGCAAAGAAAAGCAACCAGCGTCGTACGAACTCGAATAGCTCGAAGCAACGCGTCGCACGAAAGAACTCGCAGCAACGCAATCGTACGCAACGTCGCTAG
- a CDS encoding site-2 protease family protein: protein MDEPKQNSEDAPAQTPAAQPTAAQPSTAKPQAVRKPGPDDPFHDPAYAKLPELKASDLEPPREFRKRRTVLPILLFVATCLSTFWVGCTEWEPTHPRYLGTYEAMWQTVTANWRIGLQYMVAVLAILLTHEMGHFIQTVKYRIAASYPMCIPVPFNPIGTMGAVIGMDGMRADRRQIFDIGIAGPLAGLVVAVPVFWWGIGDLQLGGPKKPDELQLYLPVLGSWMLDYLQPQWAGTRWIPLSQVNPYFMAGWVGMLITGLNMLPVSQLDGGHTIYALFLDKAHTIAKVFTSFSIFYIVINLDHAVMWTPMLILVILMGIHHPKTANDKVEIDEVRWWIGIASLSIPVLCFPILGFTM from the coding sequence ATGGACGAGCCTAAGCAGAATAGTGAAGACGCCCCCGCCCAAACTCCGGCGGCCCAACCTACGGCGGCCCAACCCTCAACGGCTAAGCCGCAAGCGGTGCGGAAGCCCGGGCCGGATGATCCGTTTCATGATCCGGCATACGCGAAACTGCCTGAATTGAAGGCTTCCGACCTGGAGCCGCCACGGGAGTTCCGCAAGCGTCGCACGGTCTTGCCGATTCTGCTGTTTGTCGCCACGTGTCTGTCGACTTTTTGGGTTGGCTGCACGGAGTGGGAACCGACTCACCCGCGTTATCTCGGCACCTACGAGGCGATGTGGCAGACGGTCACGGCAAACTGGCGAATCGGGCTGCAATATATGGTGGCCGTGCTCGCCATTCTGCTCACGCACGAGATGGGCCACTTCATCCAAACCGTGAAGTATCGCATCGCGGCCAGCTACCCGATGTGCATTCCCGTGCCATTTAATCCGATCGGCACGATGGGCGCCGTGATCGGCATGGATGGGATGCGTGCTGACCGGCGGCAAATCTTCGACATCGGCATCGCCGGACCACTGGCCGGGTTAGTGGTAGCCGTGCCTGTGTTCTGGTGGGGCATTGGCGATTTACAGTTGGGGGGACCGAAGAAGCCTGACGAATTGCAACTCTATCTGCCGGTGCTGGGGAGTTGGATGCTCGACTACCTCCAACCGCAATGGGCGGGCACGCGCTGGATTCCCCTCTCGCAGGTGAACCCGTACTTCATGGCCGGCTGGGTGGGGATGCTGATCACCGGGTTGAACATGCTTCCCGTGAGCCAGCTCGACGGTGGACACACGATCTACGCCCTGTTTCTGGACAAAGCGCACACGATCGCCAAGGTGTTCACGTCGTTCTCAATCTTTTACATCGTGATCAACCTCGACCACGCCGTGATGTGGACCCCGATGCTGATCCTGGTGATTCTGATGGGCATCCACCATCCGAAGACCGCCAATGATAAGGTGGAGATCGACGAGGTGCGCTGGTGGATCGGGATCGCGAGCTTGAGTATCCCGGTGCTTTGTTTCCCGATTCTGGGGTTCACGATGTGA
- a CDS encoding extracellular solute-binding protein: MAHLAHVHRKPKIGSAMNQPPAPNHSPRLCASARDLYTCLLLSLTLLAGCVPSEKREVIVYTALDEPFSQPVFDEFTRETGIAVRAKFDTESTKTVGLTQAIIAERERPRCDLFWNNEVVNTLRLEQEDLLASYASPAAKVFPKQYRSPQSHWHGFAARARVLIVNTELLAEEDRPDSILALADDRWKGKCGLAKPLAGTTATHAACVFAAWGEDRAKEFLSQVATNAQILSGNKQVARAVADGQIAFGLTDTDDALIEQAAGKPVAIVYPDQGEGQLGTLFIPNTIALIQGAPHGEDAKRLVDFLLSPKVERMLAEGASAQIPLNPKVKGSDRVETPQTVRAMEVDFGEAAKQWDVAAEFLRDEFTVK; encoded by the coding sequence ATGGCACACTTGGCACACGTGCATCGAAAACCGAAGATCGGCTCCGCAATGAATCAGCCTCCAGCCCCCAACCACTCTCCGCGTCTCTGCGCCTCTGCGCGGGACCTCTACACCTGCCTTCTGTTAAGCCTTACCCTACTCGCCGGCTGCGTCCCATCTGAGAAGCGTGAGGTGATTGTCTACACGGCACTCGACGAGCCCTTCTCGCAACCCGTGTTCGACGAGTTCACCCGCGAGACGGGCATCGCCGTTCGGGCAAAGTTCGATACCGAATCTACCAAGACCGTCGGCCTCACCCAAGCGATCATTGCTGAACGGGAAAGACCCCGCTGCGATCTGTTCTGGAATAACGAAGTCGTCAATACGTTGCGACTTGAGCAGGAAGATCTCCTCGCCAGCTACGCCTCACCCGCCGCGAAAGTTTTCCCCAAGCAATACCGTTCCCCCCAAAGCCACTGGCACGGCTTTGCCGCACGGGCCCGCGTGCTGATCGTGAATACGGAGCTACTCGCCGAAGAAGATCGTCCCGATTCAATCCTCGCGCTCGCGGACGACAGATGGAAAGGCAAATGTGGGCTGGCTAAACCCCTAGCCGGAACAACGGCCACCCACGCCGCTTGCGTCTTCGCCGCCTGGGGAGAAGACCGCGCCAAAGAGTTCCTCAGCCAAGTCGCCACCAATGCCCAAATCCTCAGCGGCAACAAGCAAGTCGCCCGCGCGGTGGCCGACGGGCAAATCGCGTTCGGCCTCACCGACACTGACGACGCCCTCATCGAACAGGCCGCGGGAAAGCCGGTCGCGATTGTTTACCCCGACCAAGGTGAGGGCCAACTGGGGACGCTATTCATCCCCAACACAATCGCCCTGATCCAAGGCGCTCCCCACGGCGAAGATGCAAAGCGATTGGTTGACTTTTTGCTCTCACCCAAAGTCGAACGAATGCTGGCCGAGGGGGCGAGTGCGCAGATTCCGCTCAACCCCAAGGTCAAAGGCTCCGACCGCGTCGAGACCCCACAAACCGTGCGGGCGATGGAGGTCGATTTCGGGGAAGCGGCCAAGCAGTGGGATGTCGCGGCGGAGTTTTTGCGGGATGAGTTTACCGTCAAATAA
- a CDS encoding type II toxin-antitoxin system RelE/ParE family toxin gives MKQYKVRTSPHATEKIAYYGSYIAHKSASLEVADHWVDQVYAAIDTLAHAPYRFELAEENAHRDYEVRCRVIGNYLALYTVDEEAGVVRVLNFRHSRQLPQPEELP, from the coding sequence ATGAAGCAATACAAGGTGCGCACCTCGCCGCACGCGACCGAGAAGATTGCTTACTATGGAAGTTACATCGCTCACAAGTCCGCGTCATTAGAAGTTGCCGATCATTGGGTTGATCAAGTTTACGCGGCCATCGACACACTCGCTCACGCCCCGTATCGATTCGAACTTGCCGAAGAAAATGCCCATCGCGACTACGAGGTCCGCTGTCGAGTGATCGGCAATTATCTTGCCCTCTACACCGTTGATGAAGAAGCAGGCGTAGTTCGCGTTCTGAACTTCCGGCATAGCAGGCAGTTGCCACAGCCTGAGGAGTTGCCTTAG
- a CDS encoding GxxExxY protein produces MQDEQLTSEVIGCAMEVHRALGPGLLESTYEKCLLFELREKRINAEAQVALPIKYKGESLDAGYRIDLLVEDKVIVELKSIDSLLPIHEAQLLSYLKLSGLHTGLLINFNTKLLKEGIKRMVNG; encoded by the coding sequence ATGCAAGATGAGCAACTAACGAGTGAGGTTATTGGGTGTGCGATGGAAGTTCATCGTGCGTTGGGGCCTGGGCTGCTCGAATCGACTTATGAGAAGTGTTTGCTTTTTGAGTTACGCGAAAAAAGGATCAACGCCGAGGCTCAAGTTGCCTTACCCATCAAATATAAAGGCGAATCACTCGATGCCGGCTACCGAATTGATTTACTGGTTGAGGACAAAGTAATCGTCGAACTCAAATCTATTGATTCACTGCTACCGATCCACGAAGCTCAATTACTCTCCTACCTAAAGCTAAGCGGTCTACACACCGGACTATTAATCAACTTCAACACCAAACTATTAAAAGAAGGCATCAAGAGAATGGTTAACGGCTAG
- the aceE gene encoding pyruvate dehydrogenase (acetyl-transferring), homodimeric type yields the protein MSNANLEPRSPIPGDVDPGETAEWLESLDYVLESKGPERVQQLLAALDETAHRNGVELPFTATTPYINTIPADKTPAFPGNRELERRIKSFVRWNAMAMVTRANRDPAAPGGHISTFASSATLYEVALNHFIRGRGEDGYSGDQVYYQGHAAPGMYARAFLEGRLTEKNLVNFRRELSEGGGLSSYPHPWLMPEFWEFPTVSMGLGPIMSIYQARFNRYLTDRGIKDVAGKRVWAFLGDGECDEPETLGAITLAAREHLDNLTFVINCNLQRLDGPVRGNGKIIQELEGAFRGAGWNVIKVIWGSDWDPLIEDDEHGLLAERMMATIDGEYQKYVVSGGKYIREHFFGTHPELLAMVKNYSDERLDKLKRGGHDPEKVFAAMQAATECEGRPTVIIAKTIKGYGVGESGEGRNITHNQKKLNEQELREFRSRFGIPISDERVAEAPFYRPPEDSPEMKYMREQRAKLGGSVPARNNDPVPMEVPRLADYSKTMDKLASADETKPMSTTMGFVRLLGDLLRDKKIGKQIVPIVPDESRTFGMEGLFRQVGIYAHTGQLYEPVDSDQLAFYKEAKDGQLLEEGITEAGSMSSFIAAGTSYSSHGVNMIPMFIYYSMFGFQRIGDLIWAAADCRAKGFMLGGTAGRTTLNGEGLQHQDGHSLLNAIAFPTVRAYDPAYAYETAVIIFDGMKKLYEENETAIYYLTLENENYVMPPMPEGCEEGIIRGMYQLKDKTTDDAKHRVTLLGSGPILREAIRAQQILFEKYDVASDIWSVTSYTELRRDAQECQRWNMLHPTEEAKVPYVAEQLAAVEHPVVAASDYVQALPEQIDPWVPGGLTVLGTDGMGRSESREALRRHFEVDAECITIAALYELSRRGEIDAKVVAKAIQDLGVDPEKQSALYA from the coding sequence ATGTCAAATGCCAACCTCGAACCCCGCTCTCCTATTCCTGGCGACGTCGACCCTGGTGAAACCGCCGAGTGGCTCGAATCGCTCGATTACGTCTTGGAGAGCAAAGGCCCGGAGCGTGTCCAGCAGTTGCTCGCTGCACTCGACGAGACGGCCCATCGCAATGGGGTCGAGCTGCCGTTTACTGCGACCACACCCTACATCAACACGATCCCCGCAGACAAGACGCCTGCATTTCCAGGCAATCGCGAACTGGAACGCCGCATCAAGTCGTTTGTCCGCTGGAATGCGATGGCGATGGTCACGCGTGCGAACCGCGACCCGGCGGCTCCCGGTGGGCACATCAGCACCTTCGCTAGCTCCGCCACCTTGTATGAAGTCGCGTTGAACCACTTCATCCGTGGTCGTGGCGAAGATGGTTACTCGGGCGATCAGGTTTACTATCAGGGCCATGCCGCTCCCGGCATGTACGCCCGGGCATTCCTCGAAGGCCGACTCACTGAGAAAAACCTCGTGAACTTCCGTCGCGAGCTGAGTGAAGGCGGCGGGCTTTCCTCTTATCCTCATCCGTGGTTGATGCCTGAGTTCTGGGAGTTTCCGACCGTCTCGATGGGCCTCGGCCCAATCATGTCGATCTATCAGGCTCGCTTCAATCGTTACCTGACTGACCGGGGCATCAAGGATGTCGCTGGCAAGCGTGTCTGGGCGTTTCTGGGCGACGGCGAGTGCGACGAGCCGGAAACTCTTGGCGCGATCACCCTCGCTGCCCGCGAACATCTGGACAACCTCACTTTCGTCATCAACTGCAACCTACAACGGCTCGACGGACCGGTCCGCGGCAACGGCAAGATCATTCAGGAACTCGAAGGCGCTTTCCGTGGCGCTGGCTGGAATGTCATTAAAGTCATCTGGGGAAGCGACTGGGATCCGCTCATTGAAGACGACGAGCATGGCCTGCTCGCTGAGCGCATGATGGCCACGATCGATGGCGAGTATCAAAAATATGTCGTCAGTGGTGGAAAGTACATTCGCGAACACTTCTTCGGCACCCATCCTGAGCTGCTCGCGATGGTGAAGAACTACTCGGATGAGCGTCTCGACAAACTCAAACGAGGCGGTCACGACCCTGAAAAAGTCTTCGCTGCCATGCAAGCTGCCACGGAGTGTGAAGGGCGCCCGACGGTCATCATCGCCAAGACGATCAAAGGCTACGGCGTGGGTGAAAGTGGCGAAGGGCGTAACATCACGCACAATCAGAAGAAGCTCAACGAGCAAGAACTGCGTGAATTCCGTAGCCGATTCGGTATCCCTATCTCCGACGAACGCGTAGCCGAAGCACCGTTTTATCGCCCCCCGGAAGATAGCCCCGAAATGAAATACATGCGCGAGCAACGCGCTAAACTCGGCGGCAGCGTCCCGGCACGCAACAACGACCCAGTGCCTATGGAAGTGCCTCGCCTGGCAGACTACTCCAAAACAATGGACAAGCTTGCCAGCGCTGATGAAACCAAACCGATGTCCACCACGATGGGCTTTGTCCGTTTGCTGGGTGATCTTCTCCGTGACAAAAAGATCGGTAAGCAAATCGTTCCTATCGTGCCGGACGAATCGCGTACCTTCGGCATGGAGGGCCTCTTCCGCCAAGTCGGCATTTACGCCCACACCGGGCAGCTTTACGAGCCGGTCGACTCCGATCAGCTCGCCTTCTACAAGGAAGCAAAGGACGGTCAGCTTCTCGAAGAAGGAATCACCGAAGCGGGCTCGATGAGCAGTTTCATAGCCGCAGGCACCAGCTACTCGTCCCACGGCGTGAACATGATCCCTATGTTCATCTACTACTCGATGTTCGGCTTCCAGCGCATCGGCGACCTCATCTGGGCTGCCGCCGATTGCCGGGCGAAGGGTTTCATGCTCGGCGGAACTGCAGGGCGGACGACGCTCAATGGCGAAGGTCTCCAGCACCAGGATGGCCATAGCCTTTTGAATGCGATTGCCTTCCCCACAGTCCGCGCTTACGACCCGGCCTACGCCTACGAGACGGCAGTCATCATCTTCGACGGTATGAAGAAACTGTACGAAGAGAACGAGACAGCCATCTATTATCTCACGCTGGAAAATGAAAACTACGTCATGCCCCCGATGCCCGAGGGATGCGAGGAAGGCATCATCCGCGGCATGTACCAGCTCAAGGACAAGACCACCGACGACGCCAAGCATCGCGTTACGCTTCTCGGCAGCGGACCGATCTTGCGAGAAGCGATCCGCGCCCAGCAGATTTTGTTTGAGAAGTACGATGTCGCCAGCGACATTTGGAGTGTCACCAGCTATACCGAACTCCGCCGCGACGCACAGGAGTGCCAACGCTGGAACATGCTCCACCCAACCGAAGAAGCGAAAGTGCCTTATGTGGCGGAGCAACTCGCGGCCGTCGAACACCCAGTCGTCGCCGCCAGCGATTACGTGCAAGCCCTGCCCGAGCAAATCGATCCTTGGGTCCCCGGCGGATTAACCGTCCTGGGAACCGACGGTATGGGCCGTAGTGAAAGCCGCGAAGCCTTGCGACGCCACTTCGAAGTCGACGCCGAATGCATCACCATCGCCGCGCTCTACGAATTGAGCCGCCGTGGTGAGATTGATGCGAAGGTTGTAGCGAAAGCGATTCAAGATCTCGGCGTCGATCCCGAAAAGCAATCCGCTCTGTATGCATAA